The proteins below are encoded in one region of Aquisphaera giovannonii:
- a CDS encoding cellulase family glycosylhydrolase yields the protein MAIPNAHRAWLPALAVLGCSAAASAADLPPPVVSAGLGVNIHFTRPSRGEMERFAEAGFGLVRMDMSWAAIEHERGRYDFAAHDELLGHLAKVGARPIFILDYGNPLYNQGLAPASDADRAAFARFAAAAARHYRGKRVLLEIWNEPNLDGFWKPKADRADYAKLAVAAARAIREADPHATVLAPGSSGFPWEFLEASFAAGLLDHIDAVSVHPYREDAPESAATDYGRLRALIARHASPSRRELPIISSEWGYSTAEKAVDEETQASYLARQWLSNLASGVNTSIFYDWKDDGDDPKDRECRFGTVRTDLAPKPSFLAAQALIRNLRGYAFRHRLRGSTVADWKLLFEGPAASGSLVVASWSATGGRGATGSAPSYRQVSEDDPSWRPLRRLAAVRWQAGPLSERRGELTRLGVRIVNPEPTRATVGIRAIPPGPGTSEWTEIVLEPNQEHEGSVVLPGGAGIGSMRRVQLEVTWNGEPLPATAPLDLWRTDPLELAAAPWRDELELIVSDPSRVGFSGSVTREVHEVATWSGPVRIAAGQAEGRVRIPLGREPIRVLLKDDRSTILGDLEPRRYVPFPGFDDAGKPRAAFTAILHVENVGRTPRRLHAERSAADAPSSYLIQVPYQFDKGWRYLTIAPEQTMEVPAGADSAVVWVRGNTSGDALNCRYRDSTGQVFQVSLGHLTRPGWYPVTIRFDGAEKTFHYGGANDGIPHGPLRWEALLLIDSTHRDRHSAPMAAAFASPFYVFNR from the coding sequence ATGGCGATTCCGAATGCGCACCGAGCCTGGCTGCCGGCGTTGGCCGTGCTGGGATGCTCGGCGGCGGCCTCGGCGGCCGACTTGCCGCCTCCCGTGGTGTCGGCGGGGTTGGGGGTCAACATCCACTTCACGAGGCCATCTCGCGGCGAGATGGAGCGATTCGCGGAGGCCGGATTCGGGCTCGTCCGCATGGACATGTCCTGGGCGGCCATCGAACACGAGCGTGGCAGGTACGACTTCGCCGCGCATGACGAACTGCTCGGCCACCTGGCGAAGGTTGGCGCACGGCCGATCTTCATCCTCGATTACGGCAATCCGCTCTACAACCAGGGCCTCGCCCCCGCGTCCGACGCCGACCGGGCCGCGTTCGCGCGGTTCGCCGCGGCGGCGGCGAGGCACTATCGGGGCAAGCGGGTCCTCCTGGAGATCTGGAATGAGCCGAACCTCGACGGCTTCTGGAAGCCGAAGGCGGACCGGGCCGATTACGCGAAACTGGCCGTCGCCGCGGCCAGGGCCATCCGCGAGGCCGACCCCCATGCGACCGTCCTCGCCCCTGGATCGTCCGGGTTCCCCTGGGAGTTCCTGGAGGCATCCTTCGCCGCCGGGCTGCTCGACCACATCGACGCCGTCTCGGTCCATCCGTACCGGGAGGATGCGCCGGAATCCGCCGCGACGGACTACGGGCGGCTGAGGGCCCTCATCGCCCGCCACGCGTCGCCTTCGCGGCGCGAATTGCCCATCATCTCGTCCGAATGGGGCTATTCGACCGCGGAGAAGGCCGTCGACGAGGAGACCCAGGCGAGCTATCTGGCCCGCCAGTGGCTGAGCAACCTGGCCTCCGGGGTGAACACCTCGATCTTCTACGACTGGAAGGACGACGGCGACGACCCGAAGGATCGCGAGTGCCGGTTCGGCACCGTCCGAACCGACCTCGCCCCCAAACCCTCCTTCCTCGCCGCCCAGGCGTTGATCCGAAATCTGCGGGGCTATGCGTTCCGACATCGGCTACGCGGCTCCACGGTCGCGGACTGGAAGCTGCTCTTCGAAGGTCCGGCAGCCTCCGGCTCTCTCGTCGTCGCGAGCTGGTCCGCGACGGGCGGCCGAGGGGCGACGGGGTCGGCACCGAGCTATAGGCAGGTCTCCGAGGATGACCCATCCTGGAGGCCTCTGAGGCGCCTCGCCGCCGTCCGTTGGCAAGCCGGGCCTCTCTCGGAGCGTCGCGGCGAGTTGACGCGGCTCGGGGTTCGGATCGTGAATCCCGAGCCGACGAGGGCAACCGTCGGGATCCGCGCCATCCCGCCCGGACCCGGGACGTCCGAGTGGACCGAGATCGTCCTGGAACCCAATCAGGAGCACGAGGGGAGCGTCGTGCTGCCGGGCGGCGCGGGGATCGGCTCGATGCGCCGGGTGCAGCTCGAGGTCACCTGGAACGGAGAGCCCCTGCCCGCGACGGCGCCCCTGGATCTCTGGAGGACCGATCCGCTGGAGCTCGCCGCCGCACCGTGGCGCGACGAACTCGAGCTCATCGTCTCCGACCCCTCGCGAGTCGGCTTCTCGGGGTCCGTCACGCGAGAGGTACACGAGGTCGCCACCTGGAGCGGACCGGTCCGCATCGCGGCCGGCCAGGCGGAAGGCAGGGTCCGGATTCCGCTGGGAAGGGAGCCGATCCGGGTGCTCCTCAAGGACGACCGATCGACGATCCTGGGCGACCTGGAGCCTCGCCGGTATGTGCCCTTCCCGGGCTTCGACGACGCCGGAAAGCCCCGCGCGGCCTTCACGGCGATCCTGCACGTCGAGAACGTCGGTAGGACGCCGAGACGCCTCCATGCCGAGCGCTCGGCGGCCGACGCCCCGTCCTCGTACCTCATCCAGGTCCCGTACCAGTTCGACAAGGGCTGGCGCTATCTGACGATCGCGCCGGAGCAAACGATGGAAGTCCCGGCCGGGGCGGATTCCGCCGTCGTCTGGGTGCGCGGCAACACGTCGGGAGACGCCCTGAATTGCCGCTATCGCGACTCGACCGGCCAGGTCTTCCAGGTGAGCCTGGGCCACTTGACGAGGCCGGGATGGTATCCGGTCACGATCCGGTTCGATGGCGCCGAGAAGACGTTCCACTACGGGGGCGCCAATGACGGCATCCCACATGGGCCGCTCCGTTGGGAGGCGCTGCTCCTGATCGACTCCACGCACCGGGATCGCCATTCCGCGCCCATGGCCGCGGCCTTCGCCTCACCGTTCTACGTCTTCAACCGCTGA
- a CDS encoding gamma carbonic anhydrase family protein: MSPVIDATAFLAPGVIVMGDVHVGPGSSVWYQSVIRGDTERIRIGARTNIQDFTMVHADPGIPCLIGDRVTVGHRVILHGCVVGDDCLIGMGAILLNSVKVGAGSLIGAGALLTERMDVPPGSLVLGSPARVVKPLGDGMRDRLERTWRHYAELARRHAAGEFPPVPVTSGPLPEILGGSAVEDVER, from the coding sequence ATGTCCCCGGTCATCGATGCCACGGCTTTCCTCGCCCCCGGAGTGATCGTGATGGGGGACGTCCACGTGGGCCCCGGGTCGAGCGTCTGGTATCAGTCCGTGATCCGCGGGGACACGGAGCGGATCCGCATCGGCGCGCGGACGAACATCCAGGACTTCACGATGGTCCATGCCGACCCGGGCATCCCCTGCCTCATCGGCGACCGGGTGACGGTCGGGCATCGGGTGATCCTGCACGGCTGCGTCGTCGGGGACGATTGCCTGATCGGGATGGGGGCCATCCTCCTCAACAGCGTGAAAGTCGGGGCCGGCTCGCTCATCGGTGCGGGGGCGCTGCTCACCGAACGCATGGACGTGCCGCCGGGCTCGCTCGTGCTCGGCTCGCCGGCCCGGGTCGTCAAGCCGCTGGGCGACGGCATGAGGGATCGGCTGGAGCGGACCTGGCGGCACTATGCGGAGCTCGCACGCCGGCACGCGGCGGGGGAATTCCCGCCGGTGCCCGTGACGTCCGGGCCGCTGCCGGAGATCCTGGGCGGCTCAGCGGTTGAAGACGTAGAACGGTGA